A stretch of Geomonas oryzisoli DNA encodes these proteins:
- a CDS encoding aspartate aminotransferase family protein, giving the protein MITEMKTSYRVVSDARLVELRDRENRIFLERTPASRKTFERAHEMLLNGVPMPWMGDWGTSHPIFVKKAQGNKITDIDGNEYLDFCLGDTGAMFGHSPEATAAAVADQVRHGITTMLPSESALAIGSELGRRFGLPFWQVAMTATEANRYVLRICRALTGRHKVLVMNECYHGSIDETLPHIGPTGKLELRSDFDMNPGVPKDALTRVVEFNDIAALEKELAHGDVACVLAEPIMTNCGMVLPAPGYHETLRELCTRYGSVLVIDETHTLSTGPGGYTAAYGLKPDFVTLGKSIAGGIPVAVYGFTREIADRINASFGRKSVSDPMGIGGTLSGNMFAIRAMEATLKHVATDDAFERMIAGQHRLSDGLDAALKRHDIPWSVTRSGARCELQFMPRLPRNGSEAKAHFDWELIYYTHLYLANRGVLITPFHNMMLIPPMATDAQIDTLVQVWSDCMAELSAR; this is encoded by the coding sequence ATGATTACTGAAATGAAGACGTCCTACCGGGTGGTATCCGATGCGCGGCTGGTCGAGCTCAGGGACCGCGAGAACCGGATCTTTCTGGAGCGCACTCCCGCGTCCCGAAAGACCTTCGAGCGCGCCCACGAAATGCTCCTGAACGGGGTCCCGATGCCGTGGATGGGCGACTGGGGCACCTCCCACCCGATATTCGTAAAAAAGGCGCAGGGCAACAAGATCACCGACATCGACGGCAACGAGTACCTCGACTTCTGCCTGGGGGACACCGGGGCCATGTTCGGTCACTCCCCCGAGGCGACCGCCGCCGCTGTCGCCGACCAGGTGCGCCACGGCATCACCACCATGCTCCCCTCGGAGAGCGCCCTTGCCATCGGAAGCGAACTCGGGCGCCGGTTCGGCCTCCCCTTCTGGCAGGTCGCCATGACCGCCACCGAGGCGAACCGCTACGTGCTCAGGATCTGCCGCGCCCTCACCGGACGGCACAAGGTCCTGGTGATGAACGAGTGCTACCACGGCTCCATCGACGAAACCCTGCCGCACATAGGCCCCACCGGAAAGCTTGAGCTCCGTTCCGATTTCGACATGAACCCCGGCGTCCCCAAGGACGCGCTCACCCGTGTAGTCGAATTCAACGACATCGCCGCACTGGAAAAGGAGCTGGCCCACGGCGACGTGGCCTGCGTCCTCGCCGAGCCGATCATGACCAACTGCGGCATGGTGCTGCCGGCGCCAGGGTATCACGAGACGCTCAGGGAACTTTGCACCAGGTACGGCAGCGTCCTGGTCATCGACGAGACCCACACCCTTTCCACGGGCCCCGGCGGCTACACGGCGGCCTACGGCCTCAAGCCCGACTTCGTCACCCTCGGCAAATCCATCGCCGGCGGCATCCCGGTGGCGGTGTACGGGTTCACCCGGGAGATCGCAGACCGGATCAATGCCTCCTTCGGCAGGAAGAGCGTCTCCGACCCCATGGGGATCGGCGGAACCCTGTCCGGCAACATGTTCGCCATCCGCGCCATGGAGGCCACCCTGAAGCACGTGGCCACCGACGATGCCTTCGAGCGGATGATCGCCGGCCAGCATCGGCTCTCGGACGGGCTCGATGCGGCTCTGAAGCGGCACGACATTCCCTGGAGCGTGACCAGGAGCGGTGCCCGGTGCGAACTGCAGTTCATGCCGCGTCTGCCCAGGAACGGCTCCGAGGCCAAGGCCCATTTCGACTGGGAACTCATATACTACACCCATCTCTACCTGGCCAACCGCGGCGTGCTCATCACCCCGTTCCACAACATGATGCTCATCCCCCCCATGGCCACCGACGCCCAGATCGACACATTGGTGCAGGTGTGGAGCGACTGCATGGCGGAGCTTTCCGCCCGCTAG
- a CDS encoding aldehyde ferredoxin oxidoreductase C-terminal domain-containing protein, translating into MRFTTTTPGSDPSAVLYNRCTVSLGDGTITMEEIPCRNLEEVLGGFGRSFQMLATRPVQQAYTPENPLILNTGLLTGSNVMTGLRSYFSAYSPLKQSRKGLPAAMWSAASGKFGSKLKWTGIDEVVFEGRADEPVYAVFRAGANGPEAELKPAGHLLGLSSHDKIMALQKEYPEAHFAAIGPAGERYREVLMGAVALSTENQLKSGEDKCRFAGRGGMGSLMGYKNLVAIVAQSEDRLPPIAAEMRDVNRDVVKGGGSNRFQPLTQGGGGGTWANLEVLDVFKAVPENNFRSIAGKRIEGLYRDSVDKSLHVRSEACFRCGVRCHNNLYRKNEDGSAGEFIAKFDFEPLNLFGTNLGIHNGEQVAELIRLCDNLAMDAISLGSTIAYVLDYNARHPEDTILNGATFGDYDKVRELVLATGNGNCDRIGHGVQRLSTQLGETGYAMQVKGLELPAYLPETNPGYAFAIAGGHMSMGTHMMVAREGKVGLNDWVHAITQQGLLQVGYDMIGLCKFVGLGLGHDFVVRAVKAATGLEVTSAEIVAAVRRAYLRGLALELRQGYQDDEYTLPQQVFSDPNPNITLPRFVTQEFLDEMKKRVWDAFEPEMAGLFA; encoded by the coding sequence ATGAGATTTACCACCACTACCCCGGGGAGCGACCCGTCCGCGGTGCTCTACAACCGCTGCACGGTCTCCCTTGGGGACGGCACCATAACCATGGAAGAGATACCCTGCCGCAACCTTGAGGAGGTGCTGGGCGGCTTCGGCAGGTCATTCCAGATGCTGGCCACGCGGCCGGTGCAGCAGGCATACACGCCGGAGAACCCGCTCATCCTCAACACGGGGCTCCTTACCGGAAGCAACGTGATGACCGGGCTGCGCAGCTACTTTTCCGCCTACAGCCCGCTCAAGCAGTCCCGCAAGGGACTTCCCGCCGCCATGTGGTCCGCCGCCAGCGGTAAATTCGGCAGCAAGCTCAAGTGGACCGGCATCGACGAAGTGGTATTCGAGGGGCGCGCCGATGAGCCGGTCTACGCCGTCTTCCGCGCCGGGGCGAACGGGCCGGAAGCGGAACTGAAACCCGCCGGGCACCTGCTCGGTCTCAGCAGCCACGACAAGATCATGGCCCTGCAAAAGGAATATCCGGAGGCGCATTTCGCCGCCATCGGTCCCGCCGGAGAACGCTACCGGGAGGTGCTGATGGGTGCCGTCGCGCTCAGCACGGAAAACCAGCTGAAGTCCGGCGAGGACAAGTGCCGCTTTGCCGGTCGCGGCGGCATGGGGAGCCTGATGGGGTACAAGAACCTGGTCGCCATCGTGGCGCAGAGCGAGGACCGGCTCCCGCCCATCGCTGCGGAGATGCGGGACGTAAACCGGGACGTAGTGAAGGGGGGCGGCTCCAACAGGTTCCAACCCCTGACACAGGGGGGCGGCGGCGGGACCTGGGCCAACCTGGAAGTGCTGGACGTCTTCAAGGCGGTGCCGGAAAACAACTTCCGCTCCATAGCAGGCAAGCGGATCGAGGGACTCTACCGCGACAGCGTGGATAAGTCGCTCCACGTGCGCAGCGAAGCCTGCTTTCGCTGCGGGGTACGCTGCCACAACAACCTCTACCGCAAAAACGAGGACGGCAGCGCCGGCGAATTCATCGCCAAGTTCGACTTCGAGCCGCTGAACCTCTTCGGCACCAACCTGGGCATTCACAACGGGGAGCAGGTCGCCGAACTGATCAGGCTGTGCGACAACCTGGCCATGGACGCCATATCCCTCGGCTCCACCATAGCCTACGTCCTCGACTACAACGCGCGCCACCCGGAAGACACCATCCTCAACGGTGCCACCTTCGGCGACTACGACAAGGTGCGGGAGCTTGTGCTCGCCACCGGCAATGGCAATTGCGACCGCATCGGCCACGGGGTGCAGCGGCTCTCCACCCAGCTTGGCGAAACCGGCTACGCCATGCAGGTAAAGGGGCTGGAACTCCCCGCCTACCTCCCGGAAACCAACCCCGGCTACGCCTTCGCCATCGCCGGCGGGCATATGTCCATGGGGACCCACATGATGGTCGCCCGGGAGGGAAAAGTGGGGCTGAACGATTGGGTCCACGCCATCACGCAGCAGGGACTGCTCCAGGTGGGTTACGACATGATCGGGCTGTGCAAGTTCGTGGGGCTCGGCCTCGGCCACGACTTCGTGGTGCGGGCGGTCAAGGCCGCGACCGGGTTGGAGGTCACTTCCGCGGAGATCGTCGCGGCGGTACGGCGCGCCTACCTGAGAGGGCTCGCCCTGGAGTTGCGCCAGGGGTACCAGGACGACGAGTACACCCTGCCGCAGCAGGTTTTCAGCGACCCAAACCCGAACATCACCCTGCCCCGCTTCGTCACCCAAGAGTTCCTCGACGAGATGAAAAAGCGGGTCTGGGACGCATTCGAACCGGAAATGGCAGGACTCTTCGCCTGA
- a CDS encoding NAD-glutamate dehydrogenase domain-containing protein has translation MDIVDDRISGKVQRVMKQNRSLADRNLAWIHSRIHPYFFITMQEEIDAIAILADGLHNLSRNRRMILADRDRMLIQAVLNRPGSLYETLRTLKEREISYAHFAVSNGPLPDSEHHLELQRFEFDRKTPQEVAASSDKAPTAIKRRIAAALKRDYPDFDHKRLDYLLNILWINNQDYVRISPATRVARTLALFQRTRNNSGVYLDAEPANTGETRLMFAVGNPPQRDFLQQTMEVFNRLEVSVKRAYCLTISNEIHPYFLGNFYVTTRDGAEVTRGSELFLRLQSELYNTQILSTASPSYAELVVKGVMSGEDALLVNAMIGFCHTNLAHTHPDSFDLEGIMRAFHNHPDIAQQLVKLFRSRFDPAVADREAHYAAVLDETTRVVDSYNTGHGFLDEFRRTIFRCALLFIRYTLKTNFYVLEKSALAFRLDPGYMSEMEPKFSADLPPERPFRITYFHARYGLGYHIGFSDIARGGWRTLITNGRDDYVTCANSLFRENYVLAHTQHLKNKDIYEGGSKMVVVLDAAGIRDRDLVTQRLYKLQYSLINAFLDIFVTENGKAKDPRVVDYYGEDEPIELGPDENMHDAMVELVAAQSVRRGYLLGIGIMSSKKVGINHKEYGVTSAGVIRFAEITMAELGIDMHRDPFSVKFTGGPNGDVAGNSMRLLLERCPKVAIRLIIDGTGALYDPAGADRDALGRVVLQSDIDAFDAGALHPGGFILYRNRTRRDGMKELYCKVMRDQDGLKELWISNDEFYREYNSLVFTVAADLFIPAGGRPETVREHDCDRFFAEDGTPLSRAIVEGANSFITPKARIELQKRGIVLMRDASANKCGVISSSYEIIANLLLTEKEFLEQKEPYVRDVIRILNKRAEDEARLIFRRHREAGGAQLFTEISDAISTEINAQYATLFNFFQKHPQLCDRPLYRKAILAHLPGMLADRPGYRIRTKGLPPKYKYAILSSEIASSMVYRGEKESDGYRELLEAHLKRLSA, from the coding sequence ATGGATATTGTTGATGACCGCATTTCGGGGAAGGTGCAGCGAGTCATGAAGCAGAACCGCTCTCTCGCCGACCGGAACCTCGCATGGATTCACTCCCGAATCCATCCCTATTTCTTCATCACCATGCAGGAGGAGATCGACGCCATCGCCATCCTGGCCGACGGGCTGCACAACCTGTCCCGCAACCGCCGCATGATCCTCGCTGACCGCGACCGGATGCTGATCCAGGCAGTGCTCAACCGTCCCGGCTCGCTGTACGAGACCCTGCGCACCTTGAAGGAGCGCGAGATCTCCTACGCCCATTTCGCAGTCTCCAATGGGCCGCTTCCCGACTCGGAGCACCACCTGGAGCTGCAGCGCTTCGAGTTCGACCGCAAGACGCCGCAGGAGGTGGCGGCAAGCAGCGACAAGGCCCCCACCGCAATCAAGCGCCGCATAGCGGCGGCCCTCAAACGCGACTATCCCGATTTCGACCACAAGAGGCTCGATTACCTCCTCAACATCCTCTGGATCAACAACCAGGACTACGTGCGCATCTCTCCCGCCACCCGCGTGGCGCGCACGCTGGCGCTGTTCCAGCGCACCAGAAACAACAGCGGGGTTTACCTCGACGCCGAGCCCGCCAACACCGGCGAGACCCGGCTCATGTTCGCGGTCGGCAACCCGCCCCAGCGCGACTTCCTGCAGCAGACCATGGAGGTGTTCAACCGCCTCGAAGTGAGTGTGAAGCGGGCCTACTGCCTTACTATCAGCAACGAGATCCACCCCTACTTCCTCGGCAACTTCTACGTAACCACCCGCGACGGCGCCGAGGTCACCCGGGGCTCTGAACTCTTCCTGCGGCTGCAAAGCGAGCTCTACAACACCCAGATCCTCTCCACCGCCTCCCCCTCCTACGCCGAACTCGTGGTCAAGGGGGTGATGAGCGGCGAGGATGCTCTGCTGGTCAACGCCATGATCGGCTTTTGCCACACCAACCTGGCGCACACCCATCCGGACAGCTTCGACCTCGAAGGGATCATGCGCGCCTTCCACAACCACCCCGACATCGCCCAGCAACTGGTGAAGCTCTTCCGCTCCCGCTTCGATCCGGCCGTCGCCGACCGAGAGGCGCACTACGCCGCGGTGCTGGACGAAACCACGCGGGTCGTGGACAGCTACAACACCGGGCACGGCTTTTTGGACGAGTTCCGGCGCACCATCTTCCGCTGCGCGCTGCTCTTCATACGATACACGCTGAAGACCAACTTCTACGTGCTGGAGAAAAGCGCCCTCGCGTTCCGCCTCGACCCGGGCTACATGTCCGAGATGGAGCCCAAGTTCTCGGCGGACCTCCCCCCCGAGCGCCCCTTCCGCATCACCTACTTCCACGCCCGCTACGGGCTCGGCTACCACATAGGCTTCTCGGATATCGCCCGCGGCGGGTGGCGCACACTGATCACCAACGGCCGCGACGACTACGTGACCTGCGCCAACTCGCTCTTCCGCGAAAACTACGTGCTCGCCCACACCCAGCACCTCAAGAACAAGGACATCTACGAGGGGGGCTCCAAGATGGTGGTCGTGCTGGACGCGGCCGGCATCCGGGACCGCGACCTGGTCACCCAGCGCCTGTACAAGCTGCAGTACTCGCTGATCAACGCCTTCCTCGACATCTTCGTAACCGAGAACGGGAAAGCGAAGGATCCGCGCGTCGTCGACTACTACGGCGAGGACGAGCCCATCGAGCTCGGTCCCGACGAGAACATGCACGACGCCATGGTCGAGCTGGTGGCGGCCCAGTCGGTGCGCCGCGGCTACCTTTTGGGCATCGGGATCATGTCCAGCAAGAAGGTAGGCATCAACCACAAGGAGTACGGCGTCACCTCGGCGGGGGTGATCAGGTTCGCCGAGATCACCATGGCCGAACTGGGCATCGACATGCACCGCGACCCGTTCTCGGTGAAGTTCACCGGCGGCCCCAACGGCGACGTGGCAGGCAACTCCATGCGCCTTCTGCTGGAGCGCTGCCCCAAGGTTGCCATCCGGCTCATCATCGACGGCACCGGCGCGCTCTACGACCCGGCCGGGGCCGATCGCGACGCCCTGGGCAGGGTCGTGCTGCAGTCCGACATCGACGCCTTCGATGCCGGTGCCCTGCATCCGGGCGGCTTCATCCTCTACCGCAACCGGACCCGCCGTGACGGGATGAAGGAGCTCTACTGCAAGGTCATGCGCGACCAGGATGGGCTCAAGGAGCTCTGGATCTCCAACGACGAGTTCTACCGCGAATACAACTCGCTGGTGTTCACCGTGGCGGCGGACCTGTTCATACCCGCGGGCGGCCGGCCGGAAACGGTCCGGGAGCACGACTGCGACCGCTTCTTCGCCGAGGACGGCACCCCGCTCAGCCGCGCCATCGTGGAGGGGGCCAACTCCTTCATCACCCCAAAGGCGCGCATCGAGCTGCAAAAGCGCGGCATCGTGCTGATGCGGGACGCCTCCGCCAACAAGTGCGGGGTCATCTCCTCCTCGTACGAGATCATCGCCAACCTGCTGTTGACGGAGAAGGAGTTCCTGGAACAGAAGGAGCCCTACGTCCGCGACGTGATCCGCATCCTGAACAAGAGGGCCGAGGACGAGGCGCGGCTCATCTTCCGCCGCCACCGCGAGGCGGGCGGGGCACAGCTCTTCACCGAGATCTCCGACGCCATCAGCACCGAGATCAACGCCCAGTACGCGACCCTGTTCAACTTCTTCCAGAAGCACCCGCAGCTGTGCGACCGGCCGCTGTACCGGAAGGCCATCCTCGCCCACCTGCCCGGCATGCTCGCCGACCGGCCGGGATACCGGATACGGACCAAGGGGCTGCCGCCCAAGTACAAGTACGCCATCCTCTCCAGCGAGATCGCCTCTTCCATGGTCTACCGCGGCGAAAAGGAGAGCGACGGCTACCGTGAGCTCCTGGAGGCGCACCTGAAACGGTTGTCGGCCTGA
- a CDS encoding amino acid permease: MTDQVKEVHLLETGFESFDDGGLKRGLKDRHVMMIALGGIIGSAFFLGTGSIVKDVGPSAFITYALGGLIVYLVMIALGELAVAIPISGSFVTYASEFISPSWAAGVGWSYVFNWMAYIPAECIAGGIIMKTFVPGTSEFMWAVLFGIVITVVNISHVEAFGEIEFWLSIVKVMAIVVFCVVAVLIYFNVIPNQHPAGLGSTYLTGNGGIFPNGGFVLLTTMVMLLVNFQGVEIIGLTAGEAKDPSKTIPTAVRSITIRVIMLFMVPVFLLVTIFPWAKAGVEGGSVFAAALEQYGLHWAAGLFSFVVLTAALSCANSGLYSTVRVTWAMAREGMAPKFLGALNKHQVPGNAALFVIAGVWFFLAGSYFFAASKVFVALLSISGFTGTIAWISIIWSQMNFRKRLVANGYSTKDLKYVAPGFPYLAHLGIWSMVGCLVFTAFNESLRIGFYAGVPLLILPIVIHKMRKVDHELLAKLHSKVRFDDLFKPRTTCAVDYAAAETE, encoded by the coding sequence ATGACAGATCAAGTTAAAGAAGTGCATCTGTTGGAAACTGGATTTGAATCGTTCGACGACGGCGGCCTCAAACGAGGGCTTAAGGACCGCCACGTCATGATGATTGCCCTGGGGGGCATCATCGGCTCTGCTTTCTTCCTCGGCACCGGTTCCATCGTCAAGGACGTCGGCCCGTCCGCCTTCATCACCTACGCCTTGGGCGGCCTCATCGTCTACCTGGTCATGATCGCCCTGGGCGAGTTGGCCGTCGCCATCCCCATTTCGGGCTCTTTCGTCACCTACGCCTCCGAATTCATCTCCCCCTCCTGGGCGGCCGGGGTCGGCTGGAGCTACGTCTTCAACTGGATGGCCTACATACCCGCAGAATGTATCGCGGGGGGCATCATCATGAAGACCTTCGTGCCAGGCACCAGCGAATTCATGTGGGCAGTCCTCTTCGGGATCGTCATCACGGTGGTCAACATCTCCCATGTTGAGGCCTTCGGCGAGATCGAGTTCTGGCTCTCCATCGTCAAGGTCATGGCCATCGTCGTCTTCTGCGTAGTTGCCGTTCTCATCTACTTCAACGTGATCCCCAACCAGCACCCGGCCGGCCTGGGCAGCACCTACCTGACCGGCAACGGTGGCATCTTCCCCAACGGCGGCTTCGTGCTGCTAACCACCATGGTCATGCTGCTGGTCAACTTCCAGGGGGTTGAGATCATCGGTCTTACCGCCGGTGAGGCTAAAGATCCCAGCAAGACCATCCCTACCGCCGTGCGCAGCATCACCATCAGGGTCATCATGCTGTTCATGGTCCCAGTATTCCTGCTGGTGACCATCTTCCCGTGGGCCAAGGCAGGCGTCGAAGGCGGCTCCGTCTTCGCCGCGGCCCTGGAGCAGTACGGACTGCACTGGGCCGCCGGCCTCTTCAGCTTCGTGGTCCTCACCGCCGCCCTTTCCTGCGCCAATTCCGGCCTCTACTCCACGGTCCGGGTCACCTGGGCCATGGCGCGCGAAGGGATGGCACCGAAGTTCCTGGGCGCCCTTAACAAGCACCAGGTTCCGGGCAACGCCGCCCTCTTCGTCATCGCAGGCGTCTGGTTCTTCCTGGCAGGCTCCTACTTCTTCGCCGCCTCCAAGGTGTTCGTCGCCCTCCTCTCCATCTCAGGCTTCACCGGGACCATCGCCTGGATCTCCATCATCTGGTCGCAGATGAACTTCCGCAAGCGCCTGGTCGCCAACGGCTACAGCACCAAGGACCTCAAGTACGTGGCGCCGGGCTTCCCCTACCTCGCGCACCTGGGCATCTGGAGCATGGTCGGCTGTCTGGTCTTCACCGCCTTCAACGAGAGCCTGCGCATCGGCTTCTATGCAGGGGTTCCGCTGCTGATCCTGCCCATCGTCATCCACAAGATGCGCAAGGTTGATCACGAGTTGCTGGCGAAGCTGCACAGCAAGGTGCGTTTCGACGACCTCTTCAAGCCGCGCACCACCTGCGCCGTCGACTACGCAGCCGCCGAAACCGAATAG
- a CDS encoding putrescine aminotransferase, whose product MTRDVAYAQSEAQRMLNLLLTPEHEVPAAEREKIEQETVENFANHINKGWLKYRKSMTEAGDFASVEWTGQGSILTDTRGREFIDILGGFGLYSAGIRHPKIVAAAKAQLDRSPQYSQEMLDPLRAHLGKVLAHLLPGDIQYGFFINSGTEAVDGAMKLAKLYTGKAGFISTERAFHGKTLGPLTLMGKAMYREPLLPLLGNVRHVPYGDAAAVEKAIQSANQVGDGIAAMIAEPIQGEAGAIIPPDDYWPKLREICDKYGVLLIADEVQTGLGRTGTLFGVDHWNVTPDIICLGKALGGGVIPCSGFFASKKVWECMEPNPFMHSTTTGGNPIACAAALAYINVMLEEDLPRQAREKGEYIVEKLEGLKAKYPKVLKEVRGRGLLIGMDFPTDEMGWQVASGMFSRRVLTAGTFINAKSIRIEPALTIGYDLIDEMLVRLEDVFKSIAKEQ is encoded by the coding sequence ATGACGAGAGACGTAGCGTACGCACAAAGCGAAGCACAGAGGATGCTGAACCTGCTCCTGACCCCGGAGCACGAGGTTCCGGCGGCGGAGCGCGAGAAGATCGAGCAGGAGACCGTTGAGAACTTCGCCAACCACATCAACAAGGGGTGGCTCAAGTACAGAAAGTCCATGACCGAGGCCGGCGACTTCGCCTCCGTCGAGTGGACCGGGCAGGGCTCCATCCTCACCGACACCCGCGGCCGCGAGTTCATCGACATCCTGGGCGGTTTCGGCCTCTACTCCGCCGGCATCAGGCACCCCAAGATCGTCGCCGCCGCCAAGGCGCAGCTCGACCGCAGCCCGCAGTACAGCCAGGAAATGCTCGACCCGCTGCGCGCCCACCTGGGCAAGGTGCTCGCCCACCTGCTCCCGGGCGACATCCAGTACGGCTTCTTCATCAACTCCGGCACCGAGGCGGTGGACGGTGCCATGAAGCTCGCCAAGCTCTACACCGGCAAGGCCGGTTTCATCTCCACCGAGCGCGCCTTCCACGGCAAGACCCTGGGGCCGCTCACCCTGATGGGCAAGGCGATGTACCGCGAGCCGCTCCTGCCGCTTCTGGGCAACGTGCGCCACGTACCCTACGGCGACGCGGCCGCGGTCGAGAAGGCGATCCAGTCGGCAAACCAGGTGGGCGACGGCATCGCCGCCATGATCGCCGAGCCGATCCAGGGTGAGGCCGGCGCCATCATCCCGCCGGACGACTACTGGCCGAAACTGCGCGAGATCTGCGACAAGTACGGTGTGCTCCTCATCGCGGACGAGGTGCAGACCGGCCTCGGGCGCACCGGCACCCTGTTCGGCGTGGACCACTGGAACGTGACCCCGGACATCATCTGCCTGGGCAAGGCGCTGGGCGGCGGTGTCATCCCCTGCTCCGGCTTCTTCGCCAGCAAGAAGGTGTGGGAATGCATGGAGCCCAACCCCTTCATGCACTCCACCACCACCGGCGGCAACCCGATCGCCTGCGCCGCGGCGTTGGCCTACATCAACGTGATGCTGGAAGAAGATCTGCCGCGCCAGGCGCGCGAGAAAGGCGAGTACATCGTAGAGAAGCTGGAGGGGCTGAAGGCGAAGTACCCGAAGGTGCTGAAGGAAGTGCGCGGCAGGGGCCTCCTGATCGGCATGGACTTCCCGACCGACGAGATGGGGTGGCAGGTCGCCTCGGGCATGTTCAGCCGCCGCGTCTTGACCGCGGGCACCTTCATCAACGCCAAGAGCATCAGGATCGAGCCCGCCCTCACCATCGGCTACGACCTCATCGACGAGATGCTGGTCAGGCTCGAAGACGTGTTCAAGAGCATCGCCAAGGAGCAATGA